The genomic DNA CGGACGAAATCTACCACGGCCTGGTCTACGAAGGTAAGGAACACTCCATTCTCGAATACACGGACCGCGCATTCGTCTTCAACGGCTTCTCCAAGCTCTACGCCATGACCGGCTGGCGGCTCGGCTACCTCATCTCCCCGCCGAACTTCATGCGCACCCTCCGGAACCTCTGCCAGAACTTCTTCATCTCGGCCAACACCATGGCCCAATGGGGCGGACTGGCCGCCCTCAAGGAAGCAGGGGCCGACGTCGAACGCATGAAGGCCACCTACAACAAGCGACGCGTCTACATGCTCGAACGCCTCAACAACATGGGGCTGCCCGTCAAGAACGAGCCCACCGGCGCCTTCTACATCCTCGTCAACATGCGCAACCAGGCCGCCAAGTTCAACGGCTCCTCCCTGGAACTGGCCTACGATATCCTCGAAAAAGCCCATGTCGCCGTCACACCCGGCATCGACTTCGGACAAGGCGCGGAAGGCTACGTCCGCTTCTCCTACGCCACCTCCATGGCCAACATCGAGGAAGGCATGAACCGCCTGGAACAATACCTGAAAGACTGCGCCTAAACACGGCCAACCACACGACCCGCAACGGGGGCATGGACACATGCCCCCGTTTTTTTGCGCCCGACGAACGGGACGACAGGAAGGGAGGCCTCGCCGGCGGGCGTCTCCGACGGCCAGGGCGCTGCCCTGGACCCGCCAGAGAACCTTTTGAAAAAGGTTCTCTGGACTCTCCAAAACTTTTTAGCGCCGCTTCGCGGGGAACACGCTCATAATTTTCGGGAGATCCAGAAAAAGGGCACCTTCGAACTTCCCCCTGCGACCCAAACGCGAAGCGACCCAAAAAGTTTAGGAAGGAAAAGGGGATGGGGTCCGGGGAAGGGGAAAGGGAAAGCCCTTTTCAAAGGGTTTCCCTTTCCCCTTCCCCCGGCCGCCGGAGGCATCCCCCTTTCTACACCCTGATGTCCAATCCCTTGTAGGGGGTGAAACCGGCACCGACGACTATGCCGCCGGGAGCGAAGAGGTCCTGGGTATTCATGTTGGTGGAGTACCACCAGGCCATGGCGTCGGTGGACAGGGTTCGGTTCATGTCCTGTTCGGAGAGACGGTTCTTGGCCGTGGCGACGAGTTTACCGAACTGGAGGGTCCGGCCGAGTTGCTCGACCTTGTCGGGATTGGCCGAAAAATAGGCATTTATCATCTCCCGGTCCGGGTGCTCGCCGATTACGGTGGCGGACCCGGCGGAATCGTAGTGAAGGCGGAAAGCGGCGGAAGTGTCCACGCCCAGACTTTCGAGATCGGCCTCGACTTCGTCGTTCCATGTCTTGAGCATATCGTCATACCGGGCTTCGATGTCGACAAAGGCCAACTCGCGGCTGTTGTCCGGCGTTGCCGAGGAGAGCAGATCGCGAAGATAGCCGCGCATAACCGCGCCGGACGACGCGACCTCGTCCCGCCGGTTTTTTGACTGCTCCGGTCCAAGGGGAAATTCGCTGTCCGAAACGGTTTTTCTCGAACGCCTGTACGTGTACCCTTGTACAGTCTGTTCAATAGGTTTGGTGGACATGGAGCTTCTCCACGCAAAGGTTTCAACCGGGAAAACGAAGACGGCTTCACTATATCCGTAGCATGAAATATACCATTCGATTGCCAAGCAACGGCCATACGGGTTACCATGCCGCAACTCCTGACAAAAACCGCAGAACCCCGAGGGAGGGCCGACCATGCTCAAAAAAACGTTGAAGATACGCGGGGTGGACGTCTCCAAAATAGCGAACCGCAATGAAAACCGGGTTGCCACGCTGATCCCGGAGATCATCGAGGAATATTACGAAGACTATATTTTCGAGGACCTCGACATCCAGGACATCTACGCCCTGACCCTGAATTTGCTCCCGGCCGCCTATGCCCAGGCCGGGTCCATCGTCCTCTCCGACCGCATCTCGGATTACGAAATCCGGTCCCGAATCCGGGACGCGGTGGAGCGGGTCCTGGACAACCCCACCCGAGCGAACGATTAATCCGCGATCGCCGCAAAAATAAAACGGCCCGCCATGACGAACATGGCGGGCCGTTTGTTTGCTTGTAGGATGCGATCAGGCTTCTTCGCGCTTGCCGCCCCGCTTCTCCATGGGGATGACGAACATGAGCAGAGCCGGAATGACGAACACGGTAAAAACCGTGGACAAGGCCAGCCCGCCCAGAACCACCGCTCCCAGGCCGCGATACAGCTCGGAGCCGGGGCCGGGAGCCACGGCCAGGGGGAGCATTCCGAAAACCGAGGTGGTGGCGGACATGTAAATAGGCCGCAACCTGGTCCGGGTGGCTTCGAGCACTGCTTCCTTGTAGTCCATGCCTTGTTCCCGGACGTTGCCGAGCGACTGGTGGACGATAAGGATGGCGTTGTTCACGACCACACCGATAAGGATGACGAACCCGAGCATGGTCAGGATGTCGAGGGGCTGTGGAGCGATGAACAGATTTTCCAGGCGCAGCCCCATGAACCCGCCTGCACCCGCCAGGGGTACGGTGAACATGATGATCAGCGGGTAGATAAAATTTTCGAACAGCGCGGACATGAGCAGGTAGGTGATGACCAGCGCCAGGATGAAGTTCCACTGGAGTGCCTCTCGGGTCACGGTGAGCTTGTCGGCCGCGCCGGACAACCGCACGGACACGCCGTGCATGAGCCCGGTCTGCTCCACCTGGGGCAAAAGTTGCTGTTCGATGATCTCCATGGCGGATTGCAGGGGCATGTCCACGGGCGGCGTGACCTGGAGGGTGATGGTCCGCTGCCTCTCCAGATGGCGGATCTGAGTCACTCCATAGGTGTTCTCCATGGCGGCCAGCGACGACAGCGGCACGGCCCATCCCTTGGGAGTGGCCACGAGCTGCGAATACAGTTCCTCGGGCGTGGCCACGTCCTCGGCCGAGGCCTTGAGCACCAGGTCGATCTTTTTCTTGCCCTCTTCCTTAAAGTCGCCCACCTGGCGTCCGTCCAGGATGACGTCCAGCGCGGTACCCAGGTCTTCCGAACTCAGCCCCACGGCCTTGAGCCGGTCGCGGTAGGGATGGAAGCGCACCTCGGGGTAAAGCAGTTCCAGGGACGGGATGGGCCGGATCTGCGCACCGTGGATGGTCTGCATGGTCATGCCGAACATGGCCCCGGCCGCGGACACTAGCTGGTTCAAGTCCTCGCCCGAGAAATCCACGTTGATGACCCGGCCTTCGCCCAGCCCCTGTTCGAAGATGGACGCCTGGAGCGACACGCCGAACATGCCGGGAATGGATCTGATGATCCCCATGAGCTCGGGGATGAGCTTGCCCGCGTTCTGCTCCTGGGTGGAAATGGCCCCGAACAGATTGATGGTCGGCGCGGACACGTAGAAGAGCTCGTCCACGCCGGGAGTGCCGTCCACTTCCTTGCGGAACCGGGGCCTGACCCGGTCGAAGACGTACTTGCCGATGTCGTCGCGCTCCTCGAAGGACAGGCCTGGCGGCGGAATGAGGATGTTCAGGATGAGATTGCGGTTGCCCTGGGGAAGGTACTCCATCTTCGGGAACATGGTCACGACCATGAGCACGGACACGGCGGTCAGGGCGAAAACCGTGATCAGCCGCCCCTTCCAGTTGTCGATGGCCAGGGAGAGCAGGTTGATGATCCCGTCGGCCGACTTGCCGCCGACCAAGGTCAGGGGGGCCATCACCCGCTTGACCAGGGACAGCCCGGCCGGTGCGCGCGGCCCGTCCTCCCCGCCCCCGGGCCGTTTGCGGCGGTCCGCGATGCGGTAGAACTGGTTGGCCAGCATGGGGATAACCAGGACGGACACGAGCATGGACAGGACGATGGCGCAGGTCACGGCGATGGCGATGTCCTTGAACAGCTGCCCGGCCTCCTGCTCCATGAAGACCACGGGCAGGAACACGGCCACGGTGGTCAGGGTGGAGGCCAGGACCGCGCCCCAGACCTCGCTAGCCCCGTCGTAGGCGGCCTTGAACGACGATTTGCCCATGCGCCTGTGGCGGTCCACGTTTTCAAGGACCACGATGGCGTTGTCCACGAGCATGCCCACGGCGAACGAGATGCCCGCCATGGAGACGATGTTCAGGGACCGCCCGACGGCCGCGAAGATGATGAACGCGCCCACAATGGACACCGGTATGCTCACGGCCACGATAACCGTGGAGCTGACGGACTGGAGAAAGATGAACAGGACTGCGATGGCCAGGACCGAGCCGATGAGGATGTTGCGCTGGACCAGGTCGATGGCGCCGTTGATGTACGGCCGCTGGTCGTAGACCCAGTTGAAACGCACGCCCTGCCCGGCCAGGCGTCCGGCGTTGAGGTCCTCGATGACCTGATGGACGCTGTCGGTCATGGTCAGGATGTTGGTGCCCGGCTCGGGGCGCACGCCCACGACCATGCCGGTCTTGCCGTTGTGGCGCATGGCCACTGTGGGCTTCTCGTTGCCGCGCGACACCGTGGCCACGTCGCCCAGGTTGACGCGGTACTGGCCGGACGAGGAGATGACCACGGACTCGACGTCCTCCGGGGTCTTGAAGTCGGCGGGGGTGCGGATGCGGTAGTCCCGGCGGCCAACCCCCAGGGTGCCCGCCGACACGGACACGTTCTCGCTCCTGAGCACCTCGATCAATTCGGTGGCGGTCAGGTTGTAGGAAGCGAGCTTGACTGGATCGACGATGACGTCCATCTCGTCCTCGCGCCCGCCCCCGATGAACAGCTCGGCCACGCCCGGGACGCGCTCGATGTACTGCCGGACCTCGTTTTCGAAGAACGTCCGGTAGGTGGTCACGTCCTTGTCGTTGCCCGGCAGGGTTTCGAGGACCATCCAGATGACCGGGGAGGTGGTCGCGCCCGTGGCCGAGATGATCGGCCGGTCCACGTCGTCCGGGTATTCCGGCACCTCGTCGAGCTTATTGGACACGCGTAGCAGGGCGCTGTCGATCTCGGTGCCGATCTCGAAAGTCAGGGTCAGTTCGGTGCGGGCGTTGTAGTTGGCGCTCTCCATCTCGGTCAGGCCGGGGATGCCTTTGAGTACCTTTTCCTGCTCCTCGGCCACATCGCGCTCCATCTCGTAAGGCGTGGCCCCGGTCCAGGTGGTGGTCACGGTGATGACCGGCTCGGTCACGTTGGGCGAGAGCTGGTACGGCAGGCCGAGCAGAGCCACCGCGCCGAACATGACGACGAGGATGACGCCCACCAGGACGGCCACGGGCTTACGTATGGCGGTTCCGACGATATCCACGATCCCTCCTAGGGCAGCCCGGCGGGTTGCGCAGCCACGGGCTGTTGCGGCTGGAGCCGCTCGTTGCCCTTGACGACCACGTCCATGCCCTCCCGCAGGGTCTTGGACTTAACCCCGGCCTCCATGCCCCGGTAGCCGACCACGTACACGGGCATGGGGTCGGCCTTGCCGTCCACCACGGCCCAGACGACCATCTGCCCGCGGGAGGAGATGATCGCGTCGCGCGGCACGATCAGGGTCTTTCCGCCCAATCCCTTGGGCAGGACCACCCGGGCCTCCATGCCCTCGGCCAGGAACCCGTCGTTGTGCACGCGAATCTTGACCGGAAAGGTGCGCGTAGCCACGTCGCCCTTGGGAATGGCCGCAAAGACCGAACCCTCCACGTCACGGCCCGCCACCTTGACGGTCACCTTCAGGCCAGGCTTGACCACGCCGAAGGCCTCACGCGGGGCGTTGACCACCACGTCGAAATCCTTGTCCGCGGCCATGACGGCCACGGTGGCGCCCACGGAGACCCAGTCGCCCCGAAACGCCCTGCGCTCCAGGACAACGCCGTCGTAGGGCGCGCGGATGGTCTTCTTGCCGCGCTCTGTGAGCAGCCGGTTAAGAATGGCCCGGGCGGCGATCATATTCTTTTCGGCGGACAGGGCGGACAGCCGCTTGTCGTCGTATTCGCCCTCGGCCACGGTGCGGCTCTTGAACAATTTGGTGGTCCGCTCGTTTTCGAGCTTGGCCAGCTCGTAGTCGGCCTGGGCCTGATCCACCAGGGCTCGAGCGTTGGCGATGCTACTGTCCAGAATGTCCGAAGAAAGGACCACCAGGGGATCGCCCTTGGCGACGCGCTGGCCGTCCTCCACGTCCAAGGACACAACCTTGCCCTCGACCTCGGCGGCCACGTTGGAAGTTTCCGTGAAATAAACCGTGCCGATGAATTCGATATGGGGAGCCATGTCGCCGCAGGTCACCTTGGCCGTGACCACAGGGGACGCGGGACTCGCACCCGGCGCCTGGGCCAGGGCCGGAACGGCCAGCAGGACCGCTAGGCAAAAGACTACCGCACTCTTCAGGAATCTCTTCATCACTCACTCTTCTTCCGTAAGTTTTTCCAGGGCTTGAAAACAAACACAAAAATCGTGGCGACCAGGACCGCAACCTGGACGAGTCCCCATATGAAATTCATTTTCTGATTATACAGATACGCCCCGTCACGCAGCGCATCAAAGCCCAGCTCGCCGGAGATGTGCATCATTGCCGTCTCCCAGGGACCGAGGCAGACTGTGCCGAAGACGATGGCCGTAACCGTGACGACCCATTTGAAGATCAGCCAGCCGTGCCGGAAAAAACCGAATCCGGTGAACAGGGAATAGGCCAGCCCGGTAAGCAGGCAGCCGAAAGCGCCCGGCACGACCACCACGGCCATGTCCACATGATGGATGGCCCGGTTCATGCCGTAAAGCTCGCGCCCATCCGTCGCGCCCGGCTTGAAAAAATAGAGAAGAATCAGGGGCGATGCCGCCCCCGACCCAGCAGGCGACCGTGCACAAATGCAGTCCCTTCAGCCACTTCTGCCCCCCGGCCCCCAATTTCAACATGATTCGTTCCTCATGCAACAGGCTTCGTCCAGGTGGGGTTCGATGAGCTGCCACAGAACCCGCTTGCACACGGCGAGGTCCTCTGGGTCCACATGCCTGACTATCGCGGCGCGGCTCTCCAGAACTATGTCCAGGGTGAAATCCACCAGTTCACGGCCCTTCTTGGTTATGTATATGCACTTGACCCTTCGGTCGTCGTCCCCCGGCTCTCGGCGTACGAGGCCATGTTTTTCCAGGGCCGCCACAAGACGGCTGACACCGGTTTTTTCCTGGGAGAGCATATCACAAAGCCTTCCCTGAGTCAGCCCGTCGATCTTGTACGCGGGCAACAAGGCGCGCCACTGCTCCACCGTGATCTTGACCCCCGCTTCGGCGAAGCGGACGGCCAGATCGTTGGCAAAGACGCGGGACGCCTTCCAGGAAAGGAAACCAACGGATTCCTTCGGGTTCAGACGGTCAAAATTCATGGCAAAAGTTGTATCTGCAACAAACAATATCGTCAACCCATTTTGGGCCGACGACGGGTTGCAATAATAGGAGGATACCTATACTGTTCAGTCCATGGAAAGATTCACCGCCGACCTGCACATTCATTCCCGTTTTTCGCGTGCCACCAGCAAGAACCTGACCATCCGGAACCTGGCTGCCTGGGGTCGTCTCAAGGGACTTTCCGTCCTTGGCTCGGGCGACTTCACCCACCCCGAATGGCTGGCCGAAATCGAAGAGCAACTGGAGGACAACGGCAAGGGCCTTTTCGTCCTCAGGGAGCCCGACGGGCTGGAAAAGGAAATCCCCACCTTTGACGGAGAGATTCCCGGCCGCACCCGTTTCATGCTCCAGACGGAGATCAGCTCGATCTACAAGCGCGGCGGCAAGGTCCGCAAGGTGCACAACCTTGTCTTCATGCCCAACCTGGACGCGGTGTACAAATTCAACGAAAGGCTCGGCGAAGTGGGCAACCTGGCCTCGGATGGCCGTCCCATCCTCGGACTGGACTCCCGCGATCTTCTGGACCTGGTGCTGGACACCCACTCGCAGGCATTCCTGGTCCCGGCCCACATCTGGACGCCGTGGTTCTCCCTGTTCGGCTCCAAATCCGGCTTCAATTCCATCCGCGAATGCTTCGGCGACTACGCCGAGGAGATATTCGCCATGGAGACCGGACTTTCCTCGGACCCCGAAATGAACTGGACTTGGTCCGAACTGGACCGCATTAGGCTCATCTCCAACTCCGACGCCCACTCCGGCGAAAAGCTCGGCCGGGAAACCAACCTGTTCCGCGGCGAAATTTCCTATGAAGGCATCTACCGCGCCCTGCGCGGCGAAGGGCTGGGGAACAAATTCCTCGGCACAGTCGAATTCTTCCCCGAGGAGGGCAAGTACCACATGGACGGCCACCGCAAATGCGGCGTATCCATGGATCCCCACGAGACCATCGCCCGCGACGGCATCTGCCCGGTCTGCGGCAAGCCCGTGACCGTGGGCGTATACAACCGCGTGCTGGAACTGGCGGACCGCGAGGAGCCGGTCCAGCCTGCGGGCGCGCCCGGCTTCGTCTCGCTCATTCCGCTCAAGGAGATCCTATCCGAGGTGCTCGGCGTCGGTCCGGGCTCCAAGAAGGTCAACCACCTTTACATGAAGCTCATTCGGGAGTTCGGCAACGAACTCGACATCCTCCAGCGGGCACCCGCCGAGGATCTCAACCGCTTTTCCTGCCACCTGGCCGAAGGCATCACCCGTATGCGCGACGGGCAGGTCATCCGCAAAGCCGGGTTCGACGGTGAATTCGGCGTCATCTCGGTCTTCTCGGAAAAAGAGCGGGCCCAGATCAAGAACGGGGGCGAACTGATCCACATTCCCCGTCCCGAACCCCGGCCCGATCCGGGGCTGACCACGCCCTGCCGCGCCGTCGCAAGGCCCAAGATCGAGGCCGTGCCGCTGTCCTACAACCAGGGCCAGCGGCAAGCCATCGACGCGGGCCCCGGCCCGGTGCTTGTCCTTGCCGGTCCCGGCACGGGCAAGACCCAGACCCTCATGGGACGGGTGGAACGGCTCATGGACGAAGGCGTCAACCCCAAGCGCATCCTGGCCCTGACCTTCACCAAGCGGGCCGCCCAGGAAATGCGCGACAGGCTGCACGCCCTTCGCGGCGAAAATGCCGAGATGCCCCAGGCGGGCACCCTGCATTCCCTGTGCTTCGACTACTGGAAGCACGCCTATTCCGAGACGCCCATCGTGGTGCCCGAGGACGCGGCCAAAAAACTTTTCGTCGAGGTCAACCCGGATTTTTCGGGCAGGAACCTCAACCACTATTGGAACAAGTACCTCCTGGCCCGGGAACAACTGACCGAGTTACCCGAGAATCTGGCCGAGGCGCACATCAACTACGGCAACCAGAAAAACCACTGGGACCTGGTCGACTATACCGACCTGCTGGAGTTCATGCTCGAACAGAGCGGCGCGCCCACTTTCCACATGCCCTACAGCCATGTCCTGGTGGACGAGGTCCAGGACCTCAGCCCCCTGCAACTGGCCGTCATCAAGGGCATCGCCGGAACCGCGGGCGAGGGACTGTTCTTCATCGGCGACCCCAAGCAGTCCATTTACGGATTCCGGGGTGCCGTGGGCAATGTGGAGGAACACCTCAAGGGACTGTGGCCGAACATCAAATCCATCACCCTGACCGACAACTACCGCTCTGGCCAGACCATCCTTGATGGCGCGGGCAACCTTTTCCCGGACTCGCCGCGCCTCACGGCCCGCAAGGACATCACCGCCACCATGCACATGTTCGAGGCCCCGGACTCCCTGCATGAGGCCACCTGGATCAGCGACAAGATCAAGGGGCTCATCGGGGCCACCAGCCACTCCATCGCGGACAACGAGGGAGGCGGCGAAATGGCTCCGGGCGACATCGCCGTGCTGGTGCGCTTCAAGCAGATCATCCCGACCATCGAAAAGGCGCTCAAGCGCGCCGGCGTGCCCGTGTCCACCCCCGAACTGGAAGGATTCTGGCAGGAACCGCGCGTGGCCGCCATCCTCAAGGCCGCGCAGCAATTCCTGGGCATGACCCTGTCCGGCGTGGAAGACACCATCGAGATTCCGGATCACATTCTGGCCAAGGGCCCCGTCGGCCTGGCCGCCTACCTGAACGAAACCCCGCCCTTCGACCAGTTTTTCTGGGACAGCCGCCAGTTCAAGGAACTCAAGGCCGAATTCGACCGGCGCGGCGGCTGGCAGGGGTTGGTCAACTGGGTATCGTTGCAAACTGAGCTGGAACTTGTCCGCCGAACCGCGGAGAAGGTCCAGATCATGACCCTGCACGCCTCCAAGGGGCTGGAATTCGAAGCCGTGTTCATGCCCGCCTGCGAGGAAGGCATCCTGCCGTTCGCGGGCATGGACCTCCTCACCGCAAAAATCACTCTGACCCCCGGCCGGGGGCAGCGTTTCCACGAGGAACGCCGCCTCATGTACGTGGGTATGACGCGCGCGCGGCGCAATCTCTATCTCACCTACGCCCAGGAAAGACAGCTCTTCGGCAGGACCCTGTCTCTGCCGAGGTCACGCTATCTGCGGGAAATCCCCGAGGCACTCCTGACAAAATCAGCCCTGGCCGCACGCAAGGTGACCAAGGAAAAGCAGCTCGGCCTGCTCGACTAGAGAAAGAAGCGACACCTTCACGCTCCGCATGATCTGCGGGACGCGAAGACGCCGAGCCGGTGTAACCGGCGGTAAACATCCAAGGTGTGAAACCGATGTTGAAACAATTCTCTATACACGGCCATAGCCCAAACCCCGCCACGCCGCCCGCCATCCGGACGGCGCGCCGCAAACGCCATGCACCAAAATTCTAATTCCCGGAAACCGAACGGATTCCCGCCCGAGGCCCGAAAGGCCAAAGACGAATCAGCGCGTCCCGACCTCCCCTCCGTGCGCGATGTCGAGGAGAAATGGAATGTGCGCTTCCCGTTCAATCTGGCCGCGCCCTCGGCCGTGCTGCCCGCCGGGGTGGCCGAAAACAGCCTGTTCCTGGCCGATTTTTTCCCTGAGATCGCGCTGCTGTTCTTCGAAACCGAATCCTGCCTGGCCTACACCGACGAGGACCTGCCGCCCTGGCTGGCAGACCTGCCCTGTTCCTGGCACGTGCACATGCCGCTGGACCTGCCGTGGGAAGCGGGCATCGACACGGTCTGGCAAAAGATCGACGGGCTGATCGACAAGCTCGCCCTGGTCTCGCCCCATGCCTACGTGCTGCATCCGCCCACCGCGCCCGACATGCTCCCGGCCCTGGCGGACCGACTGCGGGACAAAGGCGTGCCGCCGTCCCGCTTCCTCATCGAGAACGTTGGCCTGTGCAGCCTGACCCCGGTATGGGACGAGGTCGTCGAGGGCGGCTTCTCCGCCTGCCTGGACATCGGCCATATCCTGGCTTACGGACAGCGCGACATTCTCCGACTGCCCGGCCTCTGGGAGCGCGTTCGAATGCTGCATGTCTACGGGGCCGAACGGGACATGCGCCACTGGCCCCTGCGCGAGCTGGACCCGGTGGGACAGGTCCTGCTGCGGCACCTGGTAGATCGGACCTCGGACATCACCCTGACCCTTGAAGTCTTCCGCGAAGAGGAGCTGTTCGACTCCTTGGACCTCTTCGCCCAATGGTTTTCGCAATGGAGCAA from Pseudodesulfovibrio thermohalotolerans includes the following:
- a CDS encoding late competence development ComFB family protein — protein: MLKKTLKIRGVDVSKIANRNENRVATLIPEIIEEYYEDYIFEDLDIQDIYALTLNLLPAAYAQAGSIVLSDRISDYEIRSRIRDAVERVLDNPTRAND
- the cbiR gene encoding cobamide remodeling phosphodiesterase CbiR — encoded protein: MRFPFNLAAPSAVLPAGVAENSLFLADFFPEIALLFFETESCLAYTDEDLPPWLADLPCSWHVHMPLDLPWEAGIDTVWQKIDGLIDKLALVSPHAYVLHPPTAPDMLPALADRLRDKGVPPSRFLIENVGLCSLTPVWDEVVEGGFSACLDIGHILAYGQRDILRLPGLWERVRMLHVYGAERDMRHWPLRELDPVGQVLLRHLVDRTSDITLTLEVFREEELFDSLDLFAQWFSQWSNNK
- a CDS encoding efflux RND transporter periplasmic adaptor subunit produces the protein MKRFLKSAVVFCLAVLLAVPALAQAPGASPASPVVTAKVTCGDMAPHIEFIGTVYFTETSNVAAEVEGKVVSLDVEDGQRVAKGDPLVVLSSDILDSSIANARALVDQAQADYELAKLENERTTKLFKSRTVAEGEYDDKRLSALSAEKNMIAARAILNRLLTERGKKTIRAPYDGVVLERRAFRGDWVSVGATVAVMAADKDFDVVVNAPREAFGVVKPGLKVTVKVAGRDVEGSVFAAIPKGDVATRTFPVKIRVHNDGFLAEGMEARVVLPKGLGGKTLIVPRDAIISSRGQMVVWAVVDGKADPMPVYVVGYRGMEAGVKSKTLREGMDVVVKGNERLQPQQPVAAQPAGLP
- a CDS encoding efflux RND transporter permease subunit; the encoded protein is MDIVGTAIRKPVAVLVGVILVVMFGAVALLGLPYQLSPNVTEPVITVTTTWTGATPYEMERDVAEEQEKVLKGIPGLTEMESANYNARTELTLTFEIGTEIDSALLRVSNKLDEVPEYPDDVDRPIISATGATTSPVIWMVLETLPGNDKDVTTYRTFFENEVRQYIERVPGVAELFIGGGREDEMDVIVDPVKLASYNLTATELIEVLRSENVSVSAGTLGVGRRDYRIRTPADFKTPEDVESVVISSSGQYRVNLGDVATVSRGNEKPTVAMRHNGKTGMVVGVRPEPGTNILTMTDSVHQVIEDLNAGRLAGQGVRFNWVYDQRPYINGAIDLVQRNILIGSVLAIAVLFIFLQSVSSTVIVAVSIPVSIVGAFIIFAAVGRSLNIVSMAGISFAVGMLVDNAIVVLENVDRHRRMGKSSFKAAYDGASEVWGAVLASTLTTVAVFLPVVFMEQEAGQLFKDIAIAVTCAIVLSMLVSVLVIPMLANQFYRIADRRKRPGGGEDGPRAPAGLSLVKRVMAPLTLVGGKSADGIINLLSLAIDNWKGRLITVFALTAVSVLMVVTMFPKMEYLPQGNRNLILNILIPPPGLSFEERDDIGKYVFDRVRPRFRKEVDGTPGVDELFYVSAPTINLFGAISTQEQNAGKLIPELMGIIRSIPGMFGVSLQASIFEQGLGEGRVINVDFSGEDLNQLVSAAGAMFGMTMQTIHGAQIRPIPSLELLYPEVRFHPYRDRLKAVGLSSEDLGTALDVILDGRQVGDFKEEGKKKIDLVLKASAEDVATPEELYSQLVATPKGWAVPLSSLAAMENTYGVTQIRHLERQRTITLQVTPPVDMPLQSAMEIIEQQLLPQVEQTGLMHGVSVRLSGAADKLTVTREALQWNFILALVITYLLMSALFENFIYPLIIMFTVPLAGAGGFMGLRLENLFIAPQPLDILTMLGFVILIGVVVNNAILIVHQSLGNVREQGMDYKEAVLEATRTRLRPIYMSATTSVFGMLPLAVAPGPGSELYRGLGAVVLGGLALSTVFTVFVIPALLMFVIPMEKRGGKREEA
- a CDS encoding UvrD-helicase domain-containing protein — encoded protein: MERFTADLHIHSRFSRATSKNLTIRNLAAWGRLKGLSVLGSGDFTHPEWLAEIEEQLEDNGKGLFVLREPDGLEKEIPTFDGEIPGRTRFMLQTEISSIYKRGGKVRKVHNLVFMPNLDAVYKFNERLGEVGNLASDGRPILGLDSRDLLDLVLDTHSQAFLVPAHIWTPWFSLFGSKSGFNSIRECFGDYAEEIFAMETGLSSDPEMNWTWSELDRIRLISNSDAHSGEKLGRETNLFRGEISYEGIYRALRGEGLGNKFLGTVEFFPEEGKYHMDGHRKCGVSMDPHETIARDGICPVCGKPVTVGVYNRVLELADREEPVQPAGAPGFVSLIPLKEILSEVLGVGPGSKKVNHLYMKLIREFGNELDILQRAPAEDLNRFSCHLAEGITRMRDGQVIRKAGFDGEFGVISVFSEKERAQIKNGGELIHIPRPEPRPDPGLTTPCRAVARPKIEAVPLSYNQGQRQAIDAGPGPVLVLAGPGTGKTQTLMGRVERLMDEGVNPKRILALTFTKRAAQEMRDRLHALRGENAEMPQAGTLHSLCFDYWKHAYSETPIVVPEDAAKKLFVEVNPDFSGRNLNHYWNKYLLAREQLTELPENLAEAHINYGNQKNHWDLVDYTDLLEFMLEQSGAPTFHMPYSHVLVDEVQDLSPLQLAVIKGIAGTAGEGLFFIGDPKQSIYGFRGAVGNVEEHLKGLWPNIKSITLTDNYRSGQTILDGAGNLFPDSPRLTARKDITATMHMFEAPDSLHEATWISDKIKGLIGATSHSIADNEGGGEMAPGDIAVLVRFKQIIPTIEKALKRAGVPVSTPELEGFWQEPRVAAILKAAQQFLGMTLSGVEDTIEIPDHILAKGPVGLAAYLNETPPFDQFFWDSRQFKELKAEFDRRGGWQGLVNWVSLQTELELVRRTAEKVQIMTLHASKGLEFEAVFMPACEEGILPFAGMDLLTAKITLTPGRGQRFHEERRLMYVGMTRARRNLYLTYAQERQLFGRTLSLPRSRYLREIPEALLTKSALAARKVTKEKQLGLLD
- a CDS encoding MarR family winged helix-turn-helix transcriptional regulator, with product MNFDRLNPKESVGFLSWKASRVFANDLAVRFAEAGVKITVEQWRALLPAYKIDGLTQGRLCDMLSQEKTGVSRLVAALEKHGLVRREPGDDDRRVKCIYITKKGRELVDFTLDIVLESRAAIVRHVDPEDLAVCKRVLWQLIEPHLDEACCMRNESC